Proteins encoded within one genomic window of Humulus lupulus chromosome 1, drHumLupu1.1, whole genome shotgun sequence:
- the LOC133789265 gene encoding F-box protein SKIP22-like — protein MKLRVRSIESKETLRIELPNASSLLQLKDAIAQSISSSTSSSSLRLSLNRNDELFAPSPHDSLQSLGIASGDLIYYSIVSETSFPNSKSPVPMETRSNLDGGHDDTLGGPISLNQETQVSNLDALDDETDKVNGEGSNLHMDEGEEGFGAERMEIEGEADGSVGSKFPESCFVRRMRRVLNQGLGEDGHDHKLMVIAVHSVLLESGFVGFDLVSGTRVDKFSVLDNWKPSMAFSPQFHYTLPEILGKNEDSTSYVIETVVLKFQIMGRFVIAFGSLSSGGSGSGTYRLCLDEHKFVRSIGALSPDGDSERQVYEFWKIVKDKLVSPLLIDLCAKAGLPSPPCFVRLPSELQMKILELLPAAQIAKMGCVSKELQYLSSNNDLWKAKFKEEFGNEREAIDWKRAFAHERRKEEERRRATSLFSNDINFRTMVRRRDPNPFAPMNMVGGDYDRFPVIARSPDPLRLFFGRPGGVTLSRRSFSPNCNLRGFLG, from the coding sequence ATGAAACTCAGAGTGAGATCCATTGAATCCAAAGAGACTCTCCGAATCGAGCTCCCTAATGCTTCTTCTCttctccaactcaaggacgcCATTGCTCAATCGATTTCCTCCTCAACTTCTTCATCATCTCTCCGCCTCTCCCTCAACAGGAACGACGAGCTCTTCGCTCCTTCTCCTCACGATTCGCTCCAGTCCCTAGGTATCGCTTCTGGTGACCTAATTTACTATTCTATTGTCTCTGAAACTTCATTTCCTAATTCAAAGTCTCCTGTGCCAATGGAGACCCGAAGCAATCTCGATGGCGGGCACGACGATACCCTAGGAGGTCCGATTTCCCTGAATCAGGAGACCCAGGTGAGTAATCTCGATGCTCTTGATGATGAAACCGATAAGGTAAATGGAGAGGGTTCGAATTTGCATATGGATGAAGGGGAAGAGGGTTTTGGGGCTGAGCGTATGGAAATTGAGGGCGAGGCTGACGGTAGCGTGGGGAGTAAGTTTCCCGAGTCATGTTTCGTAAGGAGGATGAGGAGGGTTTTGAACCAAGGGTTAGGGGAAGATGGTCATGACCACAAGCTAATGGTAATTGCGGTTCATTCAGTTCTTTTAGAATCTGGGTTTGTTGGGTTCGACTTGGTTTCGGGGACCCGTGTTGATAAATTTTCTGTTCTCGACAATTGGAAGCCTTCCATGGCTTTTTCGCCTCAATTTCACTATACCCTGCCTGAGATTCTGGGCAAAAATGAAGATTCTACTTCATATGTGATTGAAACAGTTGTTTTGAAGTTTCAGATTATGGGGCGTTTTGTAATTGCTTTTGGGTCATTATCTAGTGGCGGTTCAGGATCAGGAACGTACCGTTTATGTTTGGATGAACACAAATTTGTGCGGAGCATTGGTGCGCTATCCCCAGATGGTGATTCTGAAAGACAAGTTTACGAATTTTGGAAAATTGTTAAGGACAAGCTTGTATCACCTTTGTTGATTGATCTTTGTGCAAAGGCTGGATTGCCCTCTCCACCATGTTTCGTGCGTCTCCCGTCTGAACTTCAAATGAAGATTTTGGAGTTGCTTCCGGCTGCCCAAATTGCGAAAATGGGGTGTGTAAGCAAGGAACTGCAGTACTTGTCAAGCAACAATGATTTGTGGAAAGCTAAGTTTAAGGAGGAGTTTGGAAATGAGAGAGAAGCCATCGATTGGAAGAGGGCATTTGCCCATGAGAGACGGAAGGAAGAAGAGAGAAGGAGGGCGACTTCCCTTTTTTCCAACGATATCAACTTCCGCACTATGGTTAGGAGGAGAGATCCTAACCCGTTTGCACCAATGAATATGGTTGGTGGAGATTATGACCGTTTCCCAGTTATAGCTCGGTCTCCTGATCCTCTTCGTCTCTTTTTTGGAAGACCAGGTGGAGTTACTCTTAGTCGGAGGAGCTTTTCACCAAATTGTAATTTGAGAGGATTCTTGGGCTAA